The nucleotide sequence atgggaggggaaggagcgattgagtcagaagtaggggccgaggaagaaagcgaagccttcttacccgctgaggaggaggaaggagaggagccaggcttacgcttctgacttaaagagacaggcgtcccagcaactacgtactgggcaacgaattctagcgtctcaacaggagaagctgaacgagagtacACACGACGgctgttaggagagcgatggacatcagcccgcattgACAGGCGACAGGGAGAGTCaacagacggaggagaaggatgggaaggaggatcggagggagacgaggaagaagacacaggagatatgacagaccgggtagaaagaaaggGAACCCCCAGACagtggaccaggagggggacccttcgggatagaactcaaaggaacagaggagggaccCCCGAtacgcagtgggcgtatcagagtCCAAGGCCcgaaaacggttgtgagtctgaagaaggtgggaaggacgagcagAGGAAGAGCGCCACACGTGAGCATTAGAGACGTTagaataaggcgggagccggcgaacctggagcCTCGCCTCAGGACaagataaatgctcccggtgctttaagttgaggacagctgcctcaagcttgtaatggatacatgcacggaagaaggtaggatgggcctcaccgcagttgaggcagtgaGCCCGGGAAGaaatgcactccgacttagaatgACATTCGCGTCCacacaaaggagagagagagagagatagtcccagagcagcggagggcaccatgccaaaacctccagcacttgttacagagcctaggagaaggaatgtactcctggacagagcacctagcaccagcaagaatgacagagggtggaagtgtcctaccatcaaagtaatcttcacaacccgaaggggttgacggcgacgaccacgaaggGGACGAATAAACGTGTCTACCtgcaggacagaatggccttaggcatcaaggatatgccgaatatcatcgtggcagtcctgcaggttCCGAACacaggtcgcaacatggggcggaaggagaatagtgccaacactggcattcaaccgagcgttctttgagacccgaacaggggtctcaccaaggcaggataaggcagccaagcgggaagctgcattctgaggagcagcaacgacacgtgtaccgagacgagtggggttgagggtaacagaggcatccatggaatcaacaagatgccgatggagggagaaatcgtcaggaggcgtagaatcaagagggaggagatcaaagtatttggcccatgaagcgggactaaacaaggcctgataaaaggtgtagtagtcacaacgagagacttagccgcgccaggggacgaagtggtcaccactgggagcttgaggctcgacccaactacAGAGGAGGTTGGGGAGCTGAGGGAAGAAGTCAGgaggggtcaaaggaggagcaaggtcgggacccaatgcagcgggggatacagagcccggtcttccaatacagtccgactcgggggcttggtcgcccaccccacgagcctgagagggtacatcagaaacattcaacgacataaatACGAAGAGACAATTTCATCCCGAATGTGcctccatacccaccatggagccacaattagaggcaggacacccaacaggaagctatcgccgataacgccggggccccctaggggtgcgtcgtgagtatacgcccccacaaacgccactttaagaaccgtcagtccgtcgagatcgggtttagTGACGATAGTGGGATTGACAATGAAAGGTTCCTCTcttgagacgttgggtactacagttctactagtgcaagagtatgcctccttaaGCACCCAGTGTTGAAGAGGCATACTCTTCAAAATAGCAGGAGACTTCTtcaaaatagaagtccaaaggaatacccaaaacaagcaaaacgtcggcaggaaacgacaagcagataggagaagaggggggagaaaaacgaaacattaggaaaaggaaaagtcgttcagcacaattagagaggacagcagcaggagcacaaagcTACATTAGGACAAATgttctgtcccaaggagcattacactccggcagccgcccaccagggccccccccccctcacagcaacAACGACCTGAACAGGGAGGGGGGCGTCAAGTAGAAGCTCAAAGCCCCTTGTCTCTTTAGCATTTCTAGTTTCATTCAGTTTTGCCACTAACGCGTCCCTGTGAATCATGCAGTGAATTGCGATACAATTTGGCGAGACCGCTTGGATTTTCTTTACGCCATTGATTGCACCGACCATAGCTTTTGCACCATcagtagtctccgtggtgtagtggtaagacactcgcctggcgttccgcgagtgctatgtcatgggttcgtatcctggccggggaggatttactgggcgcaaatccttatctGTAGCatctaacacaacagtaaaatgtgtacttggatgaaaaaacgattcttcgcggcaggggatcgtattccagggacctgcccgaaacgcttcgcgtactagtggctgtacaagaatggaaCAACTCTTATGCATctccaaaaaaaaagaaaaaaaaagtagcaaCCGATTTGCATTTCGACCAGTCAATGCCCTCTTCAATAATGAAATCGTGAAGTTTCTGAATTTTGTTGTGTGCCGTTTCTGTGCCCAGTTAGAGGCAGCACAATGTTCAACAATGGTTCTCTCTTCCAAGTCTTTTAACAGATAGTAAACAATCAGCAGTGCTACTTCTATGCCTGGCTTCATCCAGTTGAATACCAAACAAAGCCGCTAGACGTAATTTTTTAACAAACTATTCCTGCAGGTAATCTGCTAACTTCGCAGACCGACTTTTTGTAGTATCAGAATCCGCTTCAATGCATATTTCCCTCCATATATTATGTCAGCTGTTACAAGACACGACAGGACAACATTCAAGTTCAGTGATTGACTTTTTTTTCTGAAGAACAATGCGTTTTCATTTCAAGAGAAGCAAGAGCAAGTGCTTTCATGTCAGATAGCATAACTACTTAAGGTCGTCTGTTGCTTAAAGTATGCTTCCAAGGTTGCCTAAAAATTGATTTGTTTTGGTtagatattataaaatatatattaaatatacacaactattatatgtatgtatatataaatgttataGGTACTCTACAAATGACTTGAAAGCTTTGAAGGAACACCATTTTCATCACTACGTGGAATTACAGAATATGTACTTTTACTGGTGGAAAGTGTTTCGAGGCTTCATGTACTAGCAGGACGAATCTAGATACAATTATCCCTCCATCGTTTGTCTTTTTTATGTCATGAAGGTGAATTTTTTTGGAAGCCTCTTTCCTCTGAAGTCCTGTGATGCAGCTCCCTCTATTTAAAACATCTATTGTATCAACTGCTGTACTAACTGCAACAGGTTTTGCAGGCTCAGGATTGCCATCTTCAAGTACTTTTAATTGACATTAAAATAGGTAAATATGCAATTAGGTAGGTATTGAAAGAAAGATACTTATTCAGACATGTACTCTCCCACCCAGTTGTCCACCATTGAGTTAATCTCTGCCACTAAGGGGGATTGTCGACCCAGGTTGAAGAGCACCATTCTAGATCATTGTGTTCTACGAATAATTTAAAGTACGACCTGATAATGGTACAGGTTAGACCAGAATTTCGTCGTTTCCCAATTCTACGATATGGTGTTTGGTCATTGCATCTTCAGCTACGAGACAGCATCTTTTGAAGTAGTCACAGCCCTTATAACTATGTATAAAAATTTAAGTTTtatttatacattttattaatAAATGCAAGTTTGTTCACCGTTTAAGGTGACCTCACGTGTATAGACCGAATAACGTTAAGTGTTCTGTAGTACTGGAAATTCCTcagtataatgtaatttaagttaAAGTTGGTTTTGGTGCATAAACCTCTGTAgtgagaaattaaaaaaaatctttaTGGTTTACATAAttttatttcagcaaatacaataAATTAAGCATAGTATCTGGCGGTGGTGGAAGTAACCGTAGTAGTTACAATTTGGGTGACGGTAGTTACTATATCCTGCACTAGTTCTTGGGTAGATACCACAGGGACCGTCTggatctgcagatacatatattaTTGACGTTTGTGTAATAAAGTCACTGCACACTTGCACAAGTTATAGACTACATAGTTACCTCGTGAGTTACAGCCACGTGGGTGATGGTCTGCCAGTATTTAACAGTATCTGTTGTGGTGACGAACTGACTGTAGACGGAGACCATTGTGCTCACTGGGTAGACTCCCACCGTAGCCGTCACCAACACTACCGGTGTGGAGGTGACCCTTATCACAGAGGTCACCGTCTGTGGCTGCTGGGGAACAAACTCCCATTGGGTGGTTGTTTGGGTGACTGTCAGGGTGATCGCTGTCTGCTCAGtaacccagacgtcagaggttgtAGTCTcccgcagagtgtgggtcagggtaGTCTGGAATATTATACACCATTAACAAATGTTAAAGTATTAATAACAGATTGGTTAAGGAAGGTAATGCCAGGGTTACCAACCTCAGTGGTGACGGTGGAGGTTGTGGGGGTGACGACTGGCAGGGGCGTATGGGTGCCGTAAGGTTGGTAGGCCTGACCCTGGATCTATTGGGAAGTAATATTTTAGTCCCTTGATATATTTTGCTTAATTATGTCCATAGGTACAGAGCAAAATGTCAATTACCTGGGTGATATAACCAAGGAAGAGTAGAGCAAGTGCCATCATCTGTACCGAAGAAAGACTAATTAGATGCCAGACGCAATATTAGCAACGATGATTGAATCTTATCAGATTCTCAAATATGAGCACTAGAGGTAACTAGCACTAGAGGTCATGTTTAGACAAGGAATGCAAGAAAAGTTTTCAAACCATTAGCATGTGAAATTATGTAAATTAAGGTTTTTGAAAATAGTCAATATATTAACGGTTGTTGGGAAGGTCGTCAGGAAtttgaaggggtggggggggggggggggggtacgagcATATGCAGAAGAGTGTTAAAGGGAAGGATTTGTACGTGCCTAGAAATCAGATCATGTTCAGATAGGTACAATATCGTGGCTTTAGTGTTAACCAAACTACTAGAAATTTAAGAGACTACGTTGTTTGtcagtcttggaccattatcaggtcttGGGACGAGACAAGGGAGGCATGGTCATTGATTAAGGCAAGAGGGGAGGACACCTAAATTCTAGAGGAAGACTAGAACAAGGCAAGGTGTAAAATTGGGTGCAATAGACGAATGGGTATGAGAAAAAATAAAGTTGCTGATGCGTAGAGCACGGAGGAAGATGGGATTAACAGAAGGATTGTAGGAAAAGAATTAACTTACATGCGGTCTTTGCAAACCCAAGTATAGTGGCAGGAATCCGGACAGTTGTGAATattaagaaaaaagagggaattagattcctacTCAATTTTGAAActaaaggagccagattgttaatagaaaaggctgttaaaaggttaaggtcatgaggccataaaggaacgatatcaacatagcgaagccagagagggacgagtatcaataaagggaagaatagtttcgaaatattccatGTCGAGATAAACAAGAACAGGATGAAAGGGGAAACCCACAGCGACATTGAAGTTCGAGATTAGCATTTACAGTTTAAAGAGAAGGTGTTAGTCAACAAGGCATCTGTTTATTAAGAAAACTTTAGTAGGAAGAGGGTGAGGAAGAAGTTCCTCTGTCGCCTTCCAAGGAAAGATTCCATCAAAGTCAACTAGCTACATCAGGACTATTTTATAGAAGGGTTGCAGGTGCAGTCTTTCTCTGAAGTtctgagtgacgaaggtgggcaagaGAAAGTGCCAAGATGAGGCGTCAGTTACAGCTAACCAGGAGGTCAAGGATAgccgacgcccccccccccccccttttaaaaATAAAAGATAGGACAAAGGAGCAAGAGATTTACGAGGCTTAGGTAGACCATAGAAATACTGGAGAGAAGGTCAGATGAAACTTTACAAGATCAAAGTGAGGTGGACGAAGACTAGAGAGCTAACTCAATTTGCGGTTGAGGAAAGTTTAAAGGCGATCCAAAGGGGTATAGGTGTGAGTCAGAGCACGACATTTGCTTTTCATGAGGTAATCATCACGGTCAAGGACATACCGAATCGCCTTTGTTGCAAGGATAAAAATATATtcgttagatttcagggaggcaagggccaACTAGAAGCTATGAGGAAGGTGGCAATTTAAAGAAAAGCAATAGTCAAGAATGGAGATTAGAGTCCCGTAAAAAACAATCGGAAAGATTCTAGTTAGAATTTACAATGCCATCAAAGGAACTCTGAAGTCTGTCAATGTGGGCCAGGGTTAGTAgagaaataagaaaaaaaaaaagtctgaAAAGTTCTAGCCGAGGGATTAGAGAAGCGAAGAAAGGCTGGCAAAAATATTTAGCCGAAGGACTGTTTGATTATCACAATCTACTAAATAATGCTCCAGGACGAACAAACTGTCTCCAATTTCTAGTTTGGTTTGGTTAACAGATCATGTTCGTTATAAACACTAGTGTTTAGAGTATTCCATTAAATAGGCTTAGCGTTTTCATCAGAAATATATATTCTTATCTAGTAAATATTTGGCATTTAAACGCAAGAGCAGTGTTAAATAACTTAAATTTCATTAAGTAATTGTATGAAAAATATTAGAGGGCAAAAAATTCGCTCTAGTACAGTTTAGCTACTCAAATTGTATTTACAAAATATTAGTCCAATAATATATACTCTGGGCTTTAACCATTTAGGTTCAATGACCGATATTATTCAGGTGAAAATGCAACTTTTAGTTATAGAAGCTGCAATTAAAAGCTGTAAAAACCATTTTAAAGTGACTTGCTAGGTTCTCATCGGAGGTTATATTAAGCCAACTTAAATATAGTAAATATTAAGAATCATTTAATTAGTACGACAATGAAAATTTTAAGTATAGGTAGAAAATGGATAAAGAACAAATTATCTTCTATAGTATGAATGCTACCATTACCCGGCcaagcgttgctgtggctcaacaatgCATCCGCTTTGCCGAGCTACAGCAAGCTTCCGTCCCCCCAGTCCTACCC is from Procambarus clarkii isolate CNS0578487 chromosome 54, FALCON_Pclarkii_2.0, whole genome shotgun sequence and encodes:
- the LOC138352614 gene encoding uncharacterized protein isoform X1 — encoded protein: MEGMMALALLFLGYITQIQGQAYQPYGTHTPLPVVTPTTSTVTTETTLTHTLRETTTSDVWVTEQTAITLTVTQTTTQWEFVPQQPQTVTSVIRVTSTPVVLVTATVGVYPVSTMVSVYSQFVTTTDTVKYWQTITHVAVTHEIQTVPVVSTQELVQDIVTTVTQIVTTTVTSTTARYYA
- the LOC138352614 gene encoding uncharacterized protein isoform X2 encodes the protein MMALALLFLGYITQIQGQAYQPYGTHTPLPVVTPTTSTVTTETTLTHTLRETTTSDVWVTEQTAITLTVTQTTTQWEFVPQQPQTVTSVIRVTSTPVVLVTATVGVYPVSTMVSVYSQFVTTTDTVKYWQTITHVAVTHEIQTVPVVSTQELVQDIVTTVTQIVTTTVTSTTARYYA